The following proteins come from a genomic window of Leguminivora glycinivorella isolate SPB_JAAS2020 chromosome 6, LegGlyc_1.1, whole genome shotgun sequence:
- the LOC125227553 gene encoding tubulin glycylase 3A-like isoform X1 yields the protein MYSSSDVTKVPGGDALGSLIPDVSRLPRMALTMELEESVSDSKLHKDSTAKKELRPTSAVSLCKSENGPETTTSAEQLKQYRSWVSPDRWHELKKLADIAMREHKVFMIKGGGFPAVRRALLERGWLEKYEAHKVRHPPTNIDPKGATKKELTKVERLILYKFMEHHSVDFLWTTKRDKYDWLLSNKEVIISRFCRSLFTTKEGLTASLTQMHWYTEPGVALTRFPRCYNIHNPDSLEEFIEDFRITACISILKWLSNSLQASGEANLVTSHGKVPFSAIEFALNRLNEYISFFTHKDIDDMEDQAQHIWEHEWDQFLTHHYLLVHEKAKFAEDKNTSIRQLERKAMKLLTAMTKFWPQIDIDGVLNIWIVKPGAKCRGRGIQLMNNIKDIIGLINIPTALKSRYVVQKYIENPLVIYNTKFDIRQWFLITCCQPLTIWVYKDSYLRFSSQIFSLSNYHESVHLTNNAVQSKYKNNGERDKALPDENMWDCHTFKAYLRQIGKHELWDSKIYPGMKQCLIGAMLACQDSMDKRQNSFELYGADFMLTEDFTPWLIEINSSPDLAPTTSVTARLCPQCLEDVIKVVLDRRNNPEADTGTFELAYRQFIPKAPAYLGLSLCINGKKLLKSKLKQHKYEQRSTTPIVQRVPSSDALAEDKPIPPEYSGPIITDFLSWLNPYDALPTNKEGILLAAKDSFTDASRKTGKKHRV from the exons ATGTACTCAAGCAGTGACGTCACTAAGGTACCAGGCGGTGATGCGCTCGGAAGCCTGATCCCCGAT GTGTCTAGGCTGCCGCGCATGGCTTTAACGATGGAGCTGGAAGAGAGCGTGTCGGATTCTAAGCTGCATAAGGATAGTACAGCTAAGAAGGAATTGAGACCGACGAGCGCTGTGTCTCTTTGCAAGTCTGAAAATGGTCCAG AAACGACAACGTCGGCTGAGCAGCTAAAACAATACCGAAGCTGGGTGTCCCCGGACAGATGGCATGAGCTGAAGAAGCTTGCCGATATCGCCATGCGAGAGCACAAGGTGTTCATGATTAAAGGAGGAGGGTTCCCTGCGGTGCGGAGGGCTCTTTTGGAGAGGGGGTGGTTAGAGAAATATGAAGCTCATAAG GTCCGCCACCCCCCTACGAATATAGATCCTAAAGGAGCAACAAAAAAAGAGCTTACCAAAGTTGAACGACTGATTCTCTACAAATTCATGGAACATCATTCGGTTGACTTTCTCTGGACGACGAAAAGGGACAAGTACGATTGGTTACTTAGCAACAAAGAGGTCATTATTAGCAG GTTTTGTAGGTCGCTTTTTACTACGAAAGAAGGCTTGACAGCTTCTCTAACCCAGATGCACTGGTACACGGAGCCAGGAGTAGCGCTGACCAGATTCCCGCGTTGCTACAACATCCACAACCCAGATAGCCTCGAAGAATTCATAGAGGATTTTAGAATAACCGCTTGCATTAGCATCCTTAAATGGCTATCGAACAGTTTGCAAGCCAGCGGGGAGGCCAACCTTGTCACGAGTCACGGAAAGGTTCCCTTCTCAGCTATAGAATTCGCGTTAAATCGATTGAACGAATACATTTCTTTCTTCACGCATAAAGACATCGATGACATGGAGGACCAAGCTCAGCATATTTGGGAACACGAGTGGGACCAATTTCTTACGCACCATTATTTGCTCGTGCACGAAAAGGCCAAATTTGCCGAGGACAAAAACACCAGCATAAG GCAACTAGAAAGAAAGGCTATGAAACTCTTAACCGCAATGACGAAGTTCTGGCCACAAATTGACATTGATGGTGTATTGAACATATGGATAGTGAAACCTGGAGCAAAGTGTCGGGGCCGAGGCATACAGCTCATGAACAATATCAAGGATATTATAGGCCTCATCAATATCCCGACGGCTTTGAAAAGCAGATATgttgtacaaaaatatatag AGAATCCACTGGTCATTTATAACACGAAATTTGATATACGGCAATGGTTCCTTATCACCTGTTGCCAACCCTTGACGATTTGGGTTTACAA AGACAGTTATCTCAGGTTTAGCTCTCAAATATTCAGTTTGTCAAACTACCACGAGTCTGTTCATCTCACTAATAACGCTGTTCAGTCCAAATACAAGAACAACGGTGAAAGGGACAAGGCCCTGCCAGACGAAAACATGTGGGATTGCCACACGTTCAAAGCATACTTGAG ACAGATTGGAAAACATGAGTTGTGGGACTCGAAAATATATCCAGGGATGAAACAATGTCTCATCGGAGCCATGCTGGCTTGCCAAGACTCGATGGACAAGAGGCAGAACAGTTTCGAGCTGTATGGAGCCGATTTCATGCTGACTGAAGACTTCACGCCGTGGCTTATAGAGATCAACTCTAGCCCAGACTTGGCGCCAACAACTTCGGTCACAGCACGCCTGTGCCCTCAATGTTTGGAAGATGTTATAAAAG tcgTTTTAGATCGACGCAACAACCCTGAAGCTGACACGGGAACATTTGAACTAGCATACAGGCAGTTTATTCCCAAAGCGCCAGCATATCTTGGCTTGTCTCTTTGTATCAATGGCAAAAAACTATTGAAGAGTAAGTTGAAACAGCATAAATATGAACAAAGAAGCACCACACCAATCGTGCAGCGAGTGCCATCTAGTGACGCACTAGCGGAAGACAAACCGATCCCTCCGGAGTACAGCGGACCTATCATCACAGACTTCCTCTCCTGGCTAAATCCTTACGACGCCCTGCCCACCAACAAGGAAGGTATCCTCCTTGCGGCCAAGGACTCGTTCACG GACGCATCGAGGAAGACGGGAAAAAAACACAGAGTGTAA
- the LOC125227553 gene encoding tubulin glycylase 3A-like isoform X2 translates to MALTMELEESVSDSKLHKDSTAKKELRPTSAVSLCKSENGPETTTSAEQLKQYRSWVSPDRWHELKKLADIAMREHKVFMIKGGGFPAVRRALLERGWLEKYEAHKVRHPPTNIDPKGATKKELTKVERLILYKFMEHHSVDFLWTTKRDKYDWLLSNKEVIISRFCRSLFTTKEGLTASLTQMHWYTEPGVALTRFPRCYNIHNPDSLEEFIEDFRITACISILKWLSNSLQASGEANLVTSHGKVPFSAIEFALNRLNEYISFFTHKDIDDMEDQAQHIWEHEWDQFLTHHYLLVHEKAKFAEDKNTSIRQLERKAMKLLTAMTKFWPQIDIDGVLNIWIVKPGAKCRGRGIQLMNNIKDIIGLINIPTALKSRYVVQKYIENPLVIYNTKFDIRQWFLITCCQPLTIWVYKDSYLRFSSQIFSLSNYHESVHLTNNAVQSKYKNNGERDKALPDENMWDCHTFKAYLRQIGKHELWDSKIYPGMKQCLIGAMLACQDSMDKRQNSFELYGADFMLTEDFTPWLIEINSSPDLAPTTSVTARLCPQCLEDVIKVVLDRRNNPEADTGTFELAYRQFIPKAPAYLGLSLCINGKKLLKSKLKQHKYEQRSTTPIVQRVPSSDALAEDKPIPPEYSGPIITDFLSWLNPYDALPTNKEGILLAAKDSFTDASRKTGKKHRV, encoded by the exons ATGGCTTTAACGATGGAGCTGGAAGAGAGCGTGTCGGATTCTAAGCTGCATAAGGATAGTACAGCTAAGAAGGAATTGAGACCGACGAGCGCTGTGTCTCTTTGCAAGTCTGAAAATGGTCCAG AAACGACAACGTCGGCTGAGCAGCTAAAACAATACCGAAGCTGGGTGTCCCCGGACAGATGGCATGAGCTGAAGAAGCTTGCCGATATCGCCATGCGAGAGCACAAGGTGTTCATGATTAAAGGAGGAGGGTTCCCTGCGGTGCGGAGGGCTCTTTTGGAGAGGGGGTGGTTAGAGAAATATGAAGCTCATAAG GTCCGCCACCCCCCTACGAATATAGATCCTAAAGGAGCAACAAAAAAAGAGCTTACCAAAGTTGAACGACTGATTCTCTACAAATTCATGGAACATCATTCGGTTGACTTTCTCTGGACGACGAAAAGGGACAAGTACGATTGGTTACTTAGCAACAAAGAGGTCATTATTAGCAG GTTTTGTAGGTCGCTTTTTACTACGAAAGAAGGCTTGACAGCTTCTCTAACCCAGATGCACTGGTACACGGAGCCAGGAGTAGCGCTGACCAGATTCCCGCGTTGCTACAACATCCACAACCCAGATAGCCTCGAAGAATTCATAGAGGATTTTAGAATAACCGCTTGCATTAGCATCCTTAAATGGCTATCGAACAGTTTGCAAGCCAGCGGGGAGGCCAACCTTGTCACGAGTCACGGAAAGGTTCCCTTCTCAGCTATAGAATTCGCGTTAAATCGATTGAACGAATACATTTCTTTCTTCACGCATAAAGACATCGATGACATGGAGGACCAAGCTCAGCATATTTGGGAACACGAGTGGGACCAATTTCTTACGCACCATTATTTGCTCGTGCACGAAAAGGCCAAATTTGCCGAGGACAAAAACACCAGCATAAG GCAACTAGAAAGAAAGGCTATGAAACTCTTAACCGCAATGACGAAGTTCTGGCCACAAATTGACATTGATGGTGTATTGAACATATGGATAGTGAAACCTGGAGCAAAGTGTCGGGGCCGAGGCATACAGCTCATGAACAATATCAAGGATATTATAGGCCTCATCAATATCCCGACGGCTTTGAAAAGCAGATATgttgtacaaaaatatatag AGAATCCACTGGTCATTTATAACACGAAATTTGATATACGGCAATGGTTCCTTATCACCTGTTGCCAACCCTTGACGATTTGGGTTTACAA AGACAGTTATCTCAGGTTTAGCTCTCAAATATTCAGTTTGTCAAACTACCACGAGTCTGTTCATCTCACTAATAACGCTGTTCAGTCCAAATACAAGAACAACGGTGAAAGGGACAAGGCCCTGCCAGACGAAAACATGTGGGATTGCCACACGTTCAAAGCATACTTGAG ACAGATTGGAAAACATGAGTTGTGGGACTCGAAAATATATCCAGGGATGAAACAATGTCTCATCGGAGCCATGCTGGCTTGCCAAGACTCGATGGACAAGAGGCAGAACAGTTTCGAGCTGTATGGAGCCGATTTCATGCTGACTGAAGACTTCACGCCGTGGCTTATAGAGATCAACTCTAGCCCAGACTTGGCGCCAACAACTTCGGTCACAGCACGCCTGTGCCCTCAATGTTTGGAAGATGTTATAAAAG tcgTTTTAGATCGACGCAACAACCCTGAAGCTGACACGGGAACATTTGAACTAGCATACAGGCAGTTTATTCCCAAAGCGCCAGCATATCTTGGCTTGTCTCTTTGTATCAATGGCAAAAAACTATTGAAGAGTAAGTTGAAACAGCATAAATATGAACAAAGAAGCACCACACCAATCGTGCAGCGAGTGCCATCTAGTGACGCACTAGCGGAAGACAAACCGATCCCTCCGGAGTACAGCGGACCTATCATCACAGACTTCCTCTCCTGGCTAAATCCTTACGACGCCCTGCCCACCAACAAGGAAGGTATCCTCCTTGCGGCCAAGGACTCGTTCACG GACGCATCGAGGAAGACGGGAAAAAAACACAGAGTGTAA
- the LOC125227112 gene encoding LOW QUALITY PROTEIN: UPF0430 protein CG31712-like (The sequence of the model RefSeq protein was modified relative to this genomic sequence to represent the inferred CDS: inserted 1 base in 1 codon) produces MGRSRSRSKSPRRHHKSSKHSRKKSRXKDRSTSRSRSSKHTDKPRERSSKSRKRSHSVTSSTSSEASYDGGRSHRKKSKGRSKMDEVDRLAEMERQRRVREAEQKVVEEEAAKRIELLVKKRVEEELEKRKDEIEQEVAKRVEEAKRKMEKEMMEELERQREQQRREELARQEEEARKRKELEDIMAENNRRIEEAQRKLAEERLAMIEEQRKMDEEKQKLKKEQEKRIKEEQKKILGKNNSRPKLSFSLKPLS; encoded by the exons ATGGGTCGTTCGAGATCAAGAAGTAAATCTCCGAGACGCCACCATAAGAGTAGTAAACATTCAAGAAAGAAGAGCC TCAAGGATCGATCTACATCGCGTAGCAGAAGCTCCAAACATACCGATAAACCGAGAGAACGAAGCTCAAAATCAAG GAAAAGGTCACATTCCGTTACATCGTCTACAAGTAGCGAAGCATCCTATGATGGAGGCAGGAGTCATAGAAAAAAGTCCAAAGGACGCAGTAAAATGGATGAAGTGGACCGCCTGGCGGAAATGGAGCGACAGAGACGTGTCAGAGAAGCAGAACAAAAG GTGGTAGAAGAAGAAGCGGCAAAAAGAATAGAGCTCCTTGTCAAGAAAAGAGTTGAAGAAGAATTAGAAAAAAGAAAAGACGAAATTGAACAAGAAGTTGCCAAGAGAGTTGAGGAAGCAAAGCGCAAGATGGAAAAAGAGATGATGGAAGAGTTGGAGAGACAGAGAGAGCAACAGCGCCGCGAGGAGCTCGCTCGCCAG GAGGAAGAAGCTCGTAAAAGGAAAGAGCTGGAAGATATCATGGCAGAAAATAATAGACGGATTGAAGAAGCCCAACGCAAGTTG GCGGAGGAACGGTTAGCGATGATAGAAGAACAGAGAAAAATGGATGAAGAGAAACAAAAACTGAAAAAAGAACAAGAAAAAAGAATTAAAGAGGAACAAAAGAAAATCTTAGGTAAAAACAACTCGCGACCTAAATTGTCATTCTCTCTGAAACCACTCTCATGA